Below is a genomic region from Equus quagga isolate Etosha38 chromosome 17, UCLA_HA_Equagga_1.0, whole genome shotgun sequence.
GCGCCTCGGGCCACCGCGGCCACCCCACGGCCACCCTCCAGCCACCAGGCGCCCACCCTAAGGCCACCCGTCCGCCCACTTGGAGGCCACCTTACGGCCTCCACCACCCTCTCACCCCCACTCCGCGGCCACCCTGCGCCCCATTGATTCGGGTTGGCGCCGCCAATTTCCAGAAACAGTGTATTCTGGAAAAGCTCTTCCTTAGGTCAGTTGTCCTCTTGCATCTGCTGTGACTTTTCTGCTCTTTTGATCGCGGGGGAGCCTGCCTTGATCTCTGCGATCAGGAATGTGGCCGAGCAAAGGCAACTTGTATCCTTAACACGCGCTCCAGACGCTCTGTTACTAGAAGGGTCCTGGCAGCCCCGGGGAGAAGTGGCTCTGCGCGTGGAGGTGAGTCCTGGAGACGCGCTCCGACAGCATTCTCCGGGGagcggggccggccccctcctcaGGCGAGGCTGACCCTGCGCGCTCGTGGAAGGGGCCCCTTCCCACTTCTTCCTGGGCTCCCGCGGAAGCTGGCCCACCGCAGGCCGAGGGGTTTGCCCTCCGCCTGGCCTGGCCTGACTCCTTTCGTGAGGGCTCCTGGAATTTAGCTATTTCAGCGAGTCCTTTTCTGCGGACTTCCACACTGGAGGTCCCAGAACAGTGAACTAAAGGGGCGACTTTAAAAACCTCGTCGCAGATACTTCCGTTTTATGGTGCAGTGTGTTATTTAAGTTTTAAAGACCTGACTGACACTGGTTATTTATAGTCTCATTGAAAGTTACAATGGTTTGTTCTTAAGTTGTTACAATCTAGCGAAAGACCTGGTAATGTTAGATTATTTCAGAGGTCAGCCACCGTGCTTTCTTGACAGTTTCTTTCAGAGCCTGTGTCCCAGAAgttttgttactgttttccaaaatgagacAAAGCTATGTAGACAGGGCCTCTCTTGGCTTTGGTATTGGTCTAATGTGGGGGCAGAGGACGGGCAAATTGGGGGAGGGGGTCTTTGGGAAATGGGCTCACAAAGCATTGCAAGTTTAGAAGGTCATGTTGCTTAGAACTTCTGAGGAGTTAATATCCACCCTGGTCTTCAGCGGCCTCAGGTGGGTTAGATGACTTTTGGTGGAGCAGAGAGCCCTCTGGaacgaccccccccccccccgccccatgtGCACAGTTCAGTCAGTTTTCTTTtcgattttattttttccccttttctccccaaagccccgcagtacgtAGATGTGTATTCCTcgttgagggtccttctagttgtggcatgtgggacgctgcctcagcgtggtctgacgagcagtgccatgtccgcgcccaggattcgaactaacgaaacactgggccgcctgcagccgagcgcgcgaacttaaccactcagccacggggccagcccctcagtcgGTTTTCTCAATAGAGATCTTGCTGCCTTACTGAGAAGAAATGCTCACTATCTGGTTCACTATCCTCCAGGGACTGGCTTCTTTCTGAAGGGAGCAGTTTGACTTGTGGTAGTGGAAGGGCAGTAGGAGAGCACAGCTGCAGCTCTGGAGTCTGCTCTCCTCATCTCCTTGAGCCACAGCTGGGGCCAGGCTCGGTGCCGCGTGTCTAGGATGCTCTGCTGGCGACATCTGGCCTTGCTTAGGAATAGGGCAGCCAACCCTCCCGGTTTCGGCATCCAGGTCCTGCATCCCAGGCACAGCAGGAGGGTTGGTCAGCTGTGAGCTTCTAGGAACTGTTTGCAGGGCTTCCTGCAGCCTTTCCTGTTGTCCTGATGCCGTGCTGTGCTGTGTGCCCCAGCATGTGTCTCCCTGCAGGGCACTTAGCACAGCCTGGGAGGAGAGCCTcgctctcctgccttctctgtaGACGGTAAGCTCCTTAAGGGTAGACAATGGCTCTTTCACCTTTCTGTTCTAGTGATAAATTGCAAGTAAGAGGTATTCCTTAAATCTTTACTAAATGTTAAATACAGGTGTGGGTGTTTGCAGAAAcacttgttttgcttttatagtTGATCATTTTTGGGGGAGACGTTTGATTGTTTTTGATTACTTTGTCATTTGTCCTGCAGATTTCCCCTCAAGGACTCAAAACGTCTGATCCAGTGGTTAAAAGCTGTTCAGAGGGATAACTGGACCCCGACCAAGTATTCTTTCCTCTGTAGCGAGCATTTCACCAAAGATAGCTTCTCCAAAAGGCTGGAGGATCAACACCGCCTGCTCAAGCCCACGGCCGTGCCCTCCATCTTTCACCTGACTGAGAAGAGGGGGGCTGGAGGCCATGGCCGCACCAGGAGAAGGGACACCAGAAAGGCCTCGGGGGGCCTGAGGCGACGTACAGGTGAAGCAGGCGGGAAGGTGGCTGCTGCGGGTTCGTCGTCGTCCTCAAGTGGAAACCTCATGGCCAAGCCAGAGTCCCGCAAGTTGAAGCGAGCCGCTCTGCAGGGGGAGAGCGCGCCCAGGGCTGCCCAGGAAGCCGCCAGTCAGGAGCGGGCGCAGCAGTCTCTGGAAGGGACTGCAGGAGACGGTGTGGCAGCCACAGTGacaggcagccaggcagaagcAAACGCATCTGCTGTAGATGCTAGCGACAAGACCACCACCTCCCCCGCCGCGGGCCTGGTAGATAAGAGTGGCATTTCCGTGGATGACTTTACCCCCCCAGGATCTGGGGCATGCAAATTTATTGGCTCACTTCATTCTTACAGTTTCTCCTCCAAGCACACTCGAGAGAGGCCGTCTGTCCCCCGAGAGCCTGTTGACCGAAAGAGGCTGAAGAGAGACGTGGAGCCCAGCTGCAGCGGGACCAGCCTGGGGCTGGACAAGGGCTTGGCCCAGAGCCCCCCGAGCTCATCACTCACGGTGACGCCTCAGAAGCCCTCCCAGAGCCCCTCTGCCCCTCCGACCGACGTCACCCCGAAGCCAGCCGCGGAAGCTGTGCAGAGCGAGCACAGTGACGCAAGCCCCATGTCCATCAACGAGGTCATCCTGTCCGCGTCCGGGGCCTGCAAACTCATCGACTCGCTGCACTCCTACTGCTTCTCCTCCCGGCAGAACAAGAGCCAGGTGTGCTGCCTGCgggagcaggtggagaagaaGAACGGCGAGCTGAAGACCCTGCGGCAGAGGGTCAGCCGCTCCGACAGCCAGGTGCGCAAGCTGCAGGAGAAGCTGGACGAGCTGAGGAGAGTGAGCTTCCCCTACCTGAGCAGCCTGCTGCCCCCCAGCCGAGGTCAGTACTGGAGCCGCGGGCCTCCCCCGCTACCTGCTCCTCATCAGGGGTTTCTTGCTATGTGGCCGACAGCCCCCAAGCACTTGTGTGTGCAGCATACGCCCTGCCGTCTTGGGAGCAGGCTCTGCTAGTAGCCATTCCTCGTGGACAGGGAACCCAGGTTGGAGAGCTTACCCCACTGGCTCCAGGGCACTCGAGGGGCATCTGTGGCTGTGGGGGTTCAGCCGGTGGGAAAGGAGGCAGTTCAGGTCAGCTGGGAAGGCCAGAACTGCTCAGTGAATGGTGCCTGGATGGTTGGTTTTCCACCTGAATGGGGAAAGGCAGCTTCTGTTGCATCCCTCACACAAACGTAAATTCCAGGTGAGCTTGGAcctgaatgtaaaataaaataacatagtaAACTATTAGGAAAGTTATAGGTGACTCTTAAAGTCATGGAGAGGTTCTTTCCATTCATGCTTTAATGAGTATCCTtgaagttaaatattttgaactttaatagtaatttgtgtaaaattttaaGCATCTGTTCAAGTAGGATACATTCTCTTTTGTAAAAGTTAAAAcagtataggggccagccccatggcctggtggttaagttcagtgtgctacgcttccgtggcccgggtttggttcctgggcacaggcTACACCCGTCTTTGGcggcaatgctgtggcagcagcccacatacaacaagagcaagattggcacagatgttagctcagggcgaatcttcctcagcaagatgAAATAGCTAAAACGGTACAGAAATATATACACTAAGAAGTGACAATTCCCATCCCTCACCCCCCTCCTGGtgttgttttcttccctccccaaagccccggtaagTGTACATTCCAGTCGTAGGTCCTCGTTCTTCGACGTGAGCCgctgccccagcctggctgctgacgggtgagtggtgtggttcctcgCCCAGAACTGAACCCGGGCCCCTGAAGAGAAGCGtgccaaacttcaccactaggccatcagggctggctccgcCTCCCAACCTTTATTCTTTGTTGCTAGTAAAATTTGGTGCGTAATCTCTTAGACTATTTTCTGTGCTTTCGTGTGTGTATCTTTGTACCCATACAAATAggttagatatatttttttatgtgtttgttggcTATACTTCTGCTTTTCCCCGTTTTACTGTTTAGTCTTTGTAAACATTAGTTTCTAGATCTTATTTACGTGTTGAGGATAGTATCTTTTGCCTCTTATATACATGTACGGGGAAAACATTTCCCTACCACGTCGTTCATTTAATCTGGATCAATGCTTGTCTTCTGGGATATAAGCAACACTTCAGGTAGGAAATGactctgtgtgccaggctgttCAGGACCTCCTGGACCCCAGGGCAACAACCATTAGCACAAcccaaaacaagaaacaaaactcaTGCTGTGCGTTTCCAGATGCATCCTGGGAGAAGGACAGCTCCAGCTGAGGACCACCGGTATCCTGGTCAGAGTTGTCCGCTGTGTTTTCCTGTCACATTAAAGCTGTTTTTGTAGTTTCTTATTCCCAATAGTACTGTTTGGTACCTTTATCTGTTCTTCTTGGTCACACTCCCCGAGGTTTGTCCCCATTCCAGGTCTTTCCAAGCGACCAGCCCTGACTCCGTTGATCAGGTCTACGTTGTTGCTTCTGCCTCGTGAATCCTCCCCGCTTTCCACTGTCTTCGGTTTTATTGCGTCGTTGTTCTGGCTCCTGGAGGGAAGCGCTCAGCTTCTTCGTGTACAGCTGCCATATGCTGACACCTGTCCCTTCTTCTGCCCCTGTGCCCCCAGGCCATGGATTTGCCTCGTGCTGCTCTCATTGCTGTTCATTTCTAGATAAAACAGTCTGGATTCCCTCTTTAACCTGAGAGAGTTAGAAGGGTGTGGACAGTTTTAAAGTGGAtggattgggggaggggagccaagtttttgtaattattttttaattttattgccttAAGGTCCAGTAATATGGTCACATAGATATCTGCTTTCTGGAATCTTTAGTGCTTTCGTTGTGGCTTCGCACACAGTCCATTGTGGTGGCTGTTTGGTTGTGGTTTGAGGAGAAGGCATCCTCCCCACTAGCTGCTTACGTTGTCCCTCAGCTGAGGCTGGATGTAGCTTACTTGTGTTTGTCAGCAGATCTGTTTCCTAACTTCCGTATCACCTGACTGTGGACTTCTAAGAGAGGGAAGGTGGGTCTCCCTGTGATCCTGGAGGTGCCCCTTTCCTCAggtgtgtctgtccagttttgcTTTATGTCTCAAGACCAGGTTGTTAGGTGCATAAGTGCTTCTGACTGTTATCAACACAGAAAACCCCTTTTTGTCCCTTTTAAAGTcttatttcttcatctccttATTTTCAACCTTATTATATCCCTTTATTTTATACCTATGTTTTAACTCAATCTGAGAGCCTTCATCTTTTTATAGAgtaaccttttttttcctttttctcccaaagccccccagtacatagttgtgtatttagttgtgggtccttccagttgtggcatgtggaacgccacctcagcatggcctgacgagcagtgccatgtctgtgcccaggattcaaactggtgaaaccgtgggccgccgaagcagagcgcgtgaacgcaaccactcaaccacggggcggCCCCTATAGAgtcatttaatccatttacaattGTGATTATTGATAAGTTGGAATTTGGGcctgcattttatttaattgctaACTTGTTAGgctttcttgttatttttctattcttctggTGGATGTCTTTCAGCTTCTGAAACAGCCGTTTCAGCCTTTCTGTAAGTGCTCAGAGGTGATCGCTTCCCGTATCCTACACTCCCAGCTCCTTACCCTCCACTCCGCAGCTCGAGACTGTCTGATCTTAGTTACATATTCTTATTTTCCCCATCAAACAGCCATGATTGGATGTAAGTACACGTTTTATGCGTTACTTTATTTACCACTATTTATTGTATCCgtatgtttcttcctttttggaaATACTTAGTGATATTTTTGGAACTCATACAACAGTAAAATTTTGAGAGGAATCGAGTTTGAGATTCTCCTTAGATGCTgatgccacagagccagcccccgaCCTCTTAAAGCTGCATCTGTGTGTCTGCAGTGTCTGGGGAGGTCGGAGATGTTTAAAGCCATGGAATCGGATGGAGTTTCCTGGAGAAACTGTGTAGCTAGAGAAGGGCCGGCGCCCAGCCTGGGAGCGGGCAGTGTTGGTAGAGGTGCCGCTGAAGAGGCTCCAGGAAAGGAGACTGAAAGTGTGGAGCGTGGACTCACAGGAGCCACGAGGGGAAAGGGCTGTTGCAGAAAGGAGGGCTGCTCCTTTCTCATCAGAATGGAGAAGAGGTGGCTGGACTTGGCCACAGGGGATCACTGGTGACAGCGGTCTCCTTGGAGCAGTGGGAAGGGAGCTGCGTCTCGAGTGGGTGAGGGGGGCATGGGAGGGAGGACCAGGGACGAGGCACTTTGCTTAAGAGGTTTAGCCGTGAAGGGAGTCGGGAAACCGGATGGTAGCCAAAGGGGAACATGGCTCAAGGGAGAGTTTTGTTTCTAAGGTGGAGATAAGCGAGCAGGTGTCTGTGCTGCAGGTGGGACCAGGTGGAGAGGAAGAGCCTGAGGGCCAGGGAAGAGCGAGCTGGGCCCTGAGGAGGTGCAGGGCTGGGCTCCGCCGCCCAGGATGGGGCAGAGAGCAAGGGGACAGATGCTGCGCGGGCAGAAAGGGTGCCCTGCACCTCTGCTCCTTGTTCCCGGAGTGTGAGGGGCACTGGCTGGGAG
It encodes:
- the THAP4 gene encoding peroxynitrite isomerase THAP4 isoform X1, which encodes MVICCAAANCSNRQGKGEKRAVSFHRFPLKDSKRLIQWLKAVQRDNWTPTKYSFLCSEHFTKDSFSKRLEDQHRLLKPTAVPSIFHLTEKRGAGGHGRTRRRDTRKASGGLRRRTGEAGGKVAAAGSSSSSSGNLMAKPESRKLKRAALQGESAPRAAQEAASQERAQQSLEGTAGDGVAATVTGSQAEANASAVDASDKTTTSPAAGLVDKSGISVDDFTPPGSGACKFIGSLHSYSFSSKHTRERPSVPREPVDRKRLKRDVEPSCSGTSLGLDKGLAQSPPSSSLTVTPQKPSQSPSAPPTDVTPKPAAEAVQSEHSDASPMSINEVILSASGACKLIDSLHSYCFSSRQNKSQVCCLREQVEKKNGELKTLRQRVSRSDSQVRKLQEKLDELRRVSFPYLSSLLPPSREPPKMNPVVEPLSWMLGTWLSDPPGAGTFPTLQPFQYLEEVHISHVGQPMLNFSFNAFHPDTRKPMHRECGFIRLQPDTNKVAFVSAQNTGIVEVEEGEVNGQELCIASHSIARISFAKEPHVEQITRKFRLNSEGKLEQTVSMATTTQPMTQHLHITYKKVTP
- the THAP4 gene encoding peroxynitrite isomerase THAP4 isoform X2, with translation MAKPESRKLKRAALQGESAPRAAQEAASQERAQQSLEGTAGDGVAATVTGSQAEANASAVDASDKTTTSPAAGLVDKSGISVDDFTPPGSGACKFIGSLHSYSFSSKHTRERPSVPREPVDRKRLKRDVEPSCSGTSLGLDKGLAQSPPSSSLTVTPQKPSQSPSAPPTDVTPKPAAEAVQSEHSDASPMSINEVILSASGACKLIDSLHSYCFSSRQNKSQVCCLREQVEKKNGELKTLRQRVSRSDSQVRKLQEKLDELRRVSFPYLSSLLPPSREPPKMNPVVEPLSWMLGTWLSDPPGAGTFPTLQPFQYLEEVHISHVGQPMLNFSFNAFHPDTRKPMHRECGFIRLQPDTNKVAFVSAQNTGIVEVEEGEVNGQELCIASHSIARISFAKEPHVEQITRKFRLNSEGKLEQTVSMATTTQPMTQHLHITYKKVTP